The Altererythrobacter sp. ZODW24 genome window below encodes:
- a CDS encoding prepilin peptidase yields the protein MLPPISAAVLGILCVTAGFLDVRDRRLPNWLCVLTAALGLIAIAILLSPYSALLAAAHGLAALIIGMVLFQFGVFGGGDAKFYAGIACWFPLSQGMLLLALTSFFALLFVAFWFAVSYKKRDSETQASAKKTMLPFGVPIAAAGFSGFCMSPIITF from the coding sequence ATGTTGCCGCCCATTTCTGCGGCAGTACTTGGGATTCTCTGCGTGACCGCAGGGTTCCTTGATGTGCGGGATCGACGACTGCCCAACTGGCTTTGTGTTCTGACGGCAGCGCTCGGCTTGATAGCTATCGCCATTCTCCTATCGCCCTATTCCGCACTACTGGCGGCGGCGCATGGTTTGGCTGCGCTAATCATAGGCATGGTGCTGTTTCAATTCGGAGTGTTCGGCGGCGGCGACGCAAAGTTTTACGCTGGAATCGCCTGCTGGTTCCCCCTGTCTCAGGGAATGCTATTGCTAGCCCTGACTTCGTTCTTTGCGCTGCTGTTCGTAGCGTTCTGGTTCGCTGTTTCATATAAGAAACGCGATTCAGAAACCCAAGCGTCCGCAAAAAAGACAATGCTGCCATTTGGTGTACCAATTGCCGCGGCAGGCTTCTCCGGCTTTTGCATGTCGCCGATCATCACGTTTTAA
- a CDS encoding TadE family protein → MHPGKLLFWRNQKGAAAVEMALVMPLLLAIMFGGFEAGHYFYNEQKIVKAVRDGARFAGRLPYSDYTCSGTTRAGDIQEITRTGRLTGGAPLISGWTNDEITVTVACDAAATDGIFAPLAGGARIVTVSATADYPSLFDTLGFIDSSSSVNASAQAVVMGI, encoded by the coding sequence ATGCACCCGGGGAAACTTCTATTCTGGCGCAACCAAAAAGGCGCAGCAGCCGTTGAAATGGCACTGGTGATGCCCCTGCTTCTGGCGATCATGTTCGGCGGTTTTGAGGCCGGTCACTATTTCTACAACGAGCAGAAAATCGTGAAGGCTGTGCGTGATGGCGCACGCTTCGCGGGACGCTTGCCCTATTCCGACTACACTTGCTCGGGAACAACACGCGCTGGCGATATTCAGGAAATCACGCGGACCGGCAGGCTAACCGGCGGAGCGCCTTTGATCAGCGGCTGGACCAATGATGAAATTACCGTGACCGTCGCCTGTGACGCGGCCGCGACGGACGGGATTTTCGCACCCCTTGCTGGAGGGGCGCGAATTGTGACCGTGTCAGCAACGGCGGACTATCCTTCACTGTTCGACACGCTCGGCTTCATTGATTCCTCTTCGTCGGTCAATGCCAGCGCGCAAGCTGTGGTGATGGGCATATGA
- a CDS encoding AAA family ATPase, with the protein MGRVEDIIELSSDRELNMTARVALCAEAKHLETVAGLSDDIQLVELMLAEDPPEAIANVSQIMILQVDPALPMSIARIERLKNQYPYMHIVAGLPDVDMRTTRKMIRLGIEDVVRIPFDNDEVMTCVLDVATRIDASKVDVALAPVVAVMKSVGGCGASTVATHLAGAFARHLHEEMSVCVIDLDLQMGNVAPFLGARPRLTLQDLIEADSRLDDELLNSVIVHSDSGVDVISAPADIIPIEGIDATKLGHILTLVRQNYDMVVLDLPADLTNWALATVVEADLTIVLAQLDLASLNQTKRRLRLLASMGYEKQSIEVVLNKTGRKMFGSIDTDDAERALGHDITFKLGRETELLSDAQSQGMLVWDVNARGKLGKEFAALASHIAEKVLPDE; encoded by the coding sequence ATGGGCCGGGTAGAAGATATCATCGAACTGTCGTCAGACCGCGAATTGAACATGACCGCCCGCGTGGCTTTGTGTGCCGAGGCAAAGCATCTGGAAACCGTTGCCGGATTGTCGGATGACATCCAGCTGGTCGAGCTGATGCTGGCCGAAGACCCGCCCGAAGCCATCGCCAATGTCTCACAGATCATGATCCTGCAGGTCGATCCGGCGCTGCCGATGTCGATTGCCCGGATCGAGCGGCTGAAAAACCAATATCCCTATATGCATATTGTCGCCGGCCTGCCCGATGTGGACATGCGCACGACGCGCAAGATGATCCGGCTGGGCATCGAAGATGTCGTGCGAATTCCCTTCGATAATGACGAAGTGATGACCTGCGTTCTGGACGTGGCGACGCGGATTGACGCAAGCAAGGTCGATGTTGCGCTGGCTCCCGTCGTTGCAGTGATGAAGAGCGTTGGCGGCTGCGGAGCCTCCACAGTCGCGACCCATCTCGCAGGCGCCTTTGCCCGGCATTTGCACGAAGAAATGTCCGTCTGCGTGATCGATCTCGACCTACAAATGGGCAATGTCGCGCCATTCTTGGGAGCGCGCCCAAGGTTGACCTTACAGGATTTGATCGAAGCGGATTCGCGGCTCGATGACGAGCTGCTGAACTCAGTCATCGTGCATAGCGACAGCGGCGTGGATGTGATCTCTGCGCCCGCCGACATCATTCCGATCGAAGGCATCGATGCGACGAAGTTGGGGCATATTCTCACGCTAGTTCGCCAGAATTACGACATGGTCGTGCTCGATCTGCCCGCCGATCTGACCAATTGGGCCTTGGCCACAGTGGTGGAGGCTGACCTCACGATTGTGCTGGCACAGCTCGACCTCGCCAGCCTGAACCAGACGAAGCGCCGCCTCCGCCTGCTCGCATCCATGGGATATGAGAAGCAGTCGATTGAGGTCGTGCTGAACAAGACCGGCCGCAAGATGTTCGGTTCGATCGACACGGACGATGCCGAGCGAGCGCTTGGCCATGACATCACTTTCAAGCTCGGCCGCGAGACTGAATTGCTGTCCGATGCCCAGTCCCAAGGGATGCTGGTTTGGGATGTGAATGCCCGAGGCAAGCTGGGCAAAGAATTCGCCGCGCTGGCCTCACATATCGCTGAAAAGGTCCTGCCCGATGAATAA
- a CDS encoding type II and III secretion system protein family protein, protein MKQLSISMIAQLAAGLAALAFASPAQAQYSSSNEIYAQGGSIEVPINKSQVVTTDQTITRAMIGNDEIADIFPVSDRSIYVLGKKLGTTSLTLYGSGNRVIAVMDIAVGPDVIALREQVSALMPNENIDARISNQSIVLSGMVGNPGSAARIVQLARAYAGDNVVNLMTLGSSQQVMLEVRFAEVSRNIGEELGVGSFSNDGPFSAVTGAGSSLVPDPDTGFGILERSSVTGSFGVFRRLFTDVAGLNIDAALNALEERGLSKTLAEPTLVSLSGERASFLAGGEFPIPVVQNGGGGGGDGGASSISIEYKSFGVSLGFTPTVLGDNTINLIVEPEVSAIDPTASITLNGIQIPGLQTRRASTTIELRDGESFAIAGLLQQDFKTTVQQLPLLGSIPIIGTLFRSTKFQKGETELLIVVTPRLVKPIRPDQVKLPTDRVKDPNAADVMLTGQAYRPVELPATPTEAASDAAAEGADYDY, encoded by the coding sequence ATGAAGCAGCTTTCAATCAGTATGATCGCCCAATTGGCAGCAGGTCTTGCAGCGCTGGCTTTCGCTTCGCCCGCACAGGCCCAATATTCGAGCTCGAACGAGATTTACGCCCAAGGCGGATCCATCGAAGTTCCAATTAACAAAAGCCAGGTAGTTACGACCGATCAGACGATTACGCGGGCGATGATCGGCAATGATGAAATCGCCGATATCTTCCCTGTTTCGGACCGGTCCATCTATGTGCTGGGCAAGAAACTCGGCACGACCAGCCTGACGCTCTACGGTTCGGGCAACCGGGTGATAGCTGTGATGGATATTGCTGTCGGTCCCGATGTGATTGCACTGCGCGAGCAGGTGAGCGCACTGATGCCGAACGAGAACATCGACGCGCGCATTTCGAACCAGTCAATCGTGCTTAGCGGCATGGTCGGTAATCCTGGCAGCGCCGCACGCATTGTGCAGCTCGCCCGCGCCTATGCCGGTGACAATGTCGTCAATTTGATGACGTTGGGCAGCAGCCAGCAGGTAATGCTGGAAGTGCGCTTTGCAGAAGTATCACGCAATATCGGCGAAGAATTGGGTGTCGGCAGTTTCTCAAATGATGGCCCGTTCAGCGCGGTGACCGGCGCCGGATCATCCTTGGTTCCCGATCCTGATACCGGCTTCGGTATTTTGGAGCGCAGCAGCGTAACCGGAAGCTTCGGCGTATTCCGCCGCTTGTTCACCGACGTGGCTGGGCTTAATATCGACGCAGCGCTTAACGCACTGGAAGAACGCGGCCTGTCCAAGACATTGGCCGAACCCACGCTAGTTTCGCTCTCGGGCGAACGTGCATCGTTCCTTGCGGGCGGTGAGTTCCCGATCCCTGTTGTCCAAAATGGCGGCGGCGGCGGCGGTGATGGCGGCGCATCTTCGATCAGCATCGAGTACAAGTCCTTCGGCGTCAGCCTCGGCTTCACGCCGACTGTGCTGGGCGATAATACGATCAATCTGATCGTGGAGCCTGAAGTCAGCGCGATTGATCCGACGGCTTCGATTACCTTGAACGGTATCCAGATCCCGGGCCTTCAAACACGCCGCGCCAGCACGACAATCGAGCTGCGCGATGGTGAAAGCTTCGCGATTGCCGGTCTGCTACAGCAGGACTTCAAAACGACGGTGCAGCAACTTCCGCTGCTCGGCTCGATCCCGATCATCGGCACGCTGTTCCGCTCAACGAAGTTCCAAAAGGGCGAAACCGAATTGCTGATCGTGGTCACGCCGCGACTGGTGAAGCCAATCCGGCCTGATCAAGTGAAGCTGCCGACGGACCGGGTGAAAGATCCCAATGCCGCCGACGTCATGCTGACCGGCCAAGCATACCGTCCGGTCGAACTTCCCGCCACGCCAACAGAGGCTGCGTCTGATGCAGCTGCCGAAGGAGCTGACTATGACTATTGA
- a CDS encoding TadE/TadG family type IV pilus assembly protein, with product MNALKNFIRNDSGGPAAEFALVLPIFIIFFIGIIDVGLYAWTINRAEKATQVGARHAVVTDMVASGLANYKFATDGGIPQGTTVPQSAFGGVSCTSAGCTCTATCSFPTTSNGAAFTGIVTRMGQILNDIEPANVQVDYSWSGLGFAGDPNGPDVAPIVTVTLQNQTFTPLLFQLFGGTVTLPTLSYSLTSEDGEGTFAN from the coding sequence ATGAACGCGCTCAAGAACTTCATCCGCAACGATTCAGGCGGTCCGGCTGCAGAGTTTGCACTGGTCCTGCCGATCTTCATCATTTTCTTTATCGGGATCATCGATGTCGGGCTGTATGCTTGGACGATCAACCGGGCGGAAAAGGCCACACAAGTTGGCGCGCGCCATGCGGTTGTGACTGATATGGTTGCCTCGGGCCTCGCCAATTACAAGTTCGCAACGGACGGCGGGATCCCGCAAGGGACGACCGTGCCACAAAGCGCTTTCGGCGGTGTGTCCTGCACCAGTGCCGGTTGCACTTGCACCGCCACTTGCAGTTTCCCGACAACATCGAACGGCGCGGCCTTTACGGGCATTGTAACCCGGATGGGGCAAATCCTGAACGATATCGAACCGGCCAATGTGCAGGTCGATTACAGCTGGTCCGGCCTTGGATTCGCTGGCGATCCCAATGGGCCGGACGTTGCGCCGATCGTGACCGTGACGCTCCAAAACCAGACATTCACACCGCTCCTGTTCCAACTGTTCGGCGGTACAGTCACTCTTCCGACTTTGTCATATTCGCTCACCAGCGAAGATGGCGAAGGCACGTTTGCGAACTGA
- a CDS encoding TadE/TadG family type IV pilus assembly protein, translating to MQAPDRRPFRLNDSGAVAASYALALPALIAVAAYGMDYARMAGMDSELQNGADQAALAGASQLNKKSGACSRAANAAVSLVANESLLGSGANAVTIPLETSCDAVGQVRFYQDKAKATPATSDANARFIEVQVNAKTVDYALFPVIGLVSSGNMDAAAFAGLGSAICKQPPVMMCNPNETADPNFTTPNYVGTGIRLIANDGGGTYGQGVFGYIETDAGSGANVTKELIGREEVPGECVSADEGADMRPGLSVTVMDYLNTRFDIYANGLSPACTEATCPPSANAKTDLLKGPGTQCSIGNGNGTNGWRVPVAPYRPTSAVNPLTAAEAAALSPMGYPRDICHAVSVTGSCIRDKIGDGNWDRNAYFTSNTANWPTVPNYSSTFGTTTPTRYQVYRHEYANAKLASQTDVSGPLVARSAPICGAPGVPPNGTQIDRRVLSVAVINCTAENVGSSTTDATIQKFVDVFLVEPSTNRGNGGSQVTEKSDVYVEVIGETTLGGGSNAGQNIRKDVPYLVE from the coding sequence ATGCAAGCACCTGATCGCAGACCTTTCCGGCTTAATGACAGCGGCGCTGTCGCTGCATCATATGCGCTTGCGCTTCCGGCTCTGATTGCGGTCGCTGCTTACGGCATGGACTATGCCCGTATGGCCGGCATGGATTCCGAGCTTCAGAACGGCGCTGATCAGGCCGCGCTTGCGGGCGCTAGCCAGCTTAACAAGAAATCTGGCGCCTGTTCGCGGGCCGCCAATGCTGCGGTTAGCTTGGTTGCTAACGAATCCCTGTTGGGCAGTGGAGCCAATGCGGTCACCATCCCGCTTGAGACTTCCTGCGATGCGGTGGGCCAAGTGCGATTCTATCAGGATAAGGCCAAGGCTACGCCAGCGACGAGCGACGCAAATGCGCGCTTTATTGAGGTGCAGGTCAACGCAAAGACGGTCGATTACGCGCTATTTCCGGTCATCGGGCTGGTAAGCTCGGGCAACATGGATGCGGCAGCATTTGCGGGCCTAGGATCAGCCATCTGCAAGCAACCGCCGGTGATGATGTGCAATCCGAATGAAACCGCCGATCCAAATTTCACCACACCAAACTATGTTGGCACTGGCATCCGTCTGATCGCGAATGACGGCGGCGGCACATATGGCCAGGGCGTGTTCGGTTACATCGAAACGGATGCAGGCAGCGGCGCAAACGTTACGAAGGAACTCATTGGCCGTGAGGAAGTGCCGGGTGAATGCGTGTCAGCCGACGAGGGAGCCGACATGAGGCCTGGGTTGTCGGTAACGGTCATGGACTATTTGAACACACGGTTTGATATCTATGCCAACGGCCTAAGTCCCGCTTGCACCGAGGCAACATGCCCACCGTCAGCCAATGCGAAAACCGATCTACTTAAGGGACCCGGCACCCAGTGCAGCATCGGCAACGGCAACGGGACGAATGGGTGGCGCGTTCCGGTTGCTCCATACAGACCAACCTCGGCCGTCAATCCGCTAACAGCCGCCGAGGCGGCGGCGCTATCGCCCATGGGTTATCCGCGCGACATCTGTCACGCCGTCAGCGTCACGGGATCATGTATTCGCGATAAGATTGGAGATGGCAACTGGGACCGGAACGCCTACTTCACCAGCAACACGGCGAATTGGCCTACCGTACCGAACTACTCCTCAACCTTCGGAACGACTACGCCAACGCGCTATCAAGTTTACCGGCATGAATATGCGAACGCAAAACTGGCTTCCCAAACAGATGTGAGTGGCCCTCTTGTTGCTCGAAGCGCACCGATATGCGGAGCGCCCGGTGTCCCGCCCAATGGCACTCAAATTGACCGACGCGTTCTAAGTGTAGCCGTTATCAATTGCACAGCGGAAAATGTTGGGTCGAGCACAACCGATGCGACGATTCAGAAATTCGTTGACGTATTTCTCGTCGAACCTTCGACAAACCGCGGTAATGGCGGCAGTCAAGTAACCGAAAAGAGCGACGTATATGTCGAGGTAATCGGTGAAACTACTCTCGGCGGCGGCTCAAACGCAGGACAGAACATCCGCAAAGATGTTCCGTACCTCGTCGAATGA
- a CDS encoding type II secretion system F family protein, whose product MPDIVFRVFVLLVIFAAVFLLVQLGLRLFAADRSKRKAVNYRLKLIREGASREAVMGALRKNQPQAYAGLPPIIGGAMRSFQRTVFASGLPFTPMQIFLAMATGFAIVFTLAVALTYASGFTLTFGSIQLLLIFAIAVSIGIPLLVLRFKANSMRKAIERQFPVAVDIFVRALRSGHPIASAIELLTTEMEDPIGSEFGLVNDEVTFGADLTTALAAMADRWDLEDMRMFVVSLSVQSETGGNLAEILENLSTVIRARAQMYMKVRALSSEGRMTGWMLSVLPIFAFVSVFLGSPDFYLEVADDFIFITGAIGLIVLYFIGVFTIRRMIDLKV is encoded by the coding sequence GTGCCAGATATTGTCTTCCGCGTATTTGTCTTGCTGGTGATTTTCGCCGCAGTGTTCCTGTTGGTCCAGCTGGGACTGCGCTTGTTCGCCGCCGATCGTTCAAAGCGAAAGGCAGTCAACTACCGGCTTAAGCTGATCCGCGAAGGGGCATCGCGAGAAGCCGTGATGGGCGCTCTGCGCAAAAACCAGCCGCAAGCCTATGCTGGCCTGCCACCAATTATCGGCGGCGCAATGCGGAGTTTCCAGCGCACGGTGTTTGCTTCGGGTCTGCCGTTCACGCCGATGCAGATATTCCTCGCCATGGCGACGGGCTTTGCGATTGTATTCACGCTGGCGGTCGCTCTGACCTACGCTTCTGGTTTCACGCTTACCTTCGGCTCGATCCAACTGTTGTTGATCTTTGCCATCGCAGTTAGCATCGGGATTCCGCTGCTAGTGCTGCGCTTCAAAGCAAACTCAATGCGCAAAGCTATCGAACGGCAATTTCCAGTAGCCGTCGACATATTCGTCCGCGCCCTGCGTTCGGGCCATCCTATCGCTTCGGCAATTGAACTGCTGACCACGGAAATGGAAGACCCGATTGGTTCGGAGTTCGGTCTCGTTAATGATGAGGTGACCTTCGGCGCCGATCTGACCACGGCATTGGCCGCGATGGCTGACCGCTGGGACCTTGAAGATATGCGGATGTTCGTGGTGTCGCTGTCGGTTCAGTCCGAAACGGGCGGTAATCTGGCTGAAATCCTCGAGAATCTGTCCACCGTGATCCGCGCCCGCGCGCAGATGTATATGAAGGTCCGCGCGCTCAGTTCCGAAGGCCGCATGACTGGCTGGATGCTTTCGGTGCTCCCGATATTTGCGTTTGTTTCGGTATTCCTCGGCAGCCCCGACTTCTATCTCGAAGTGGCGGATGACTTTATCTTCATCACTGGGGCAATCGGCCTCATCGTCCTGTATTTCATCGGCGTCTTCACGATCCGCAGAATGATAGATTTGAAGGTCTGA
- a CDS encoding ATP-binding protein, translating to MDSNIIIGTDGRGQDVPVDIEELLATRLLVQGNSGSGKSHLLRRLLEESADMVQQVVIDPEGDFVSLADMFPHVVIDGASHSVAEIAALARRTREHRASVVLALEGLDVEQQIRCAAHFLAALFDTPREHWYPALVVVDEAQMFAPAASGEISEETRRLSMNAMTNLMCRGRKRGLAGIVATQRLAKLAKNVAAEASNFLMGRTFLDIDMIRAADLLGMERRQAEQIRDLDRGQFLGLGPAITRRPLSINIGPARSGVKGASKGLLPLPVNAPDQVESLLHDDLGGAADTGTQDMKAGEGGPVADWEEKPEPLARNMDVLEQNPIEASVAALPGQSDADTSLESDMDAVIADLAARQDSAFQPASSLYQSFTTEMRKRGSLLPSLDMAAFRRRYALALAGIPAMEDDARRRLNESAHGVDDDVLAPFMLLARHAYEGLPQPDEDALARVYGTSSPGRLRRMLSHLESLGLIVIREEYGGERTIIVPGVVNERAA from the coding sequence GTGGATTCGAACATCATCATAGGTACTGACGGCAGGGGGCAGGATGTTCCCGTCGACATAGAGGAACTGCTCGCCACCCGCTTGCTGGTGCAGGGCAACAGCGGGTCAGGCAAATCGCATTTGCTGCGCCGGTTGCTGGAGGAAAGCGCCGATATGGTACAGCAGGTGGTGATCGATCCGGAAGGCGATTTTGTCTCGCTCGCCGATATGTTTCCCCATGTTGTGATCGATGGCGCATCGCACTCGGTCGCAGAGATTGCCGCCCTCGCCCGCCGCACGCGCGAACACCGGGCATCTGTGGTGCTCGCGCTGGAGGGGCTGGATGTAGAACAGCAAATCCGCTGTGCCGCCCATTTTCTTGCCGCGCTGTTCGATACGCCGCGCGAACATTGGTATCCGGCCCTAGTCGTGGTGGATGAAGCGCAAATGTTCGCCCCCGCTGCCTCGGGTGAGATCAGCGAAGAGACGCGGCGTTTGTCGATGAATGCAATGACCAATCTAATGTGCCGCGGGCGCAAACGCGGCTTAGCCGGAATCGTCGCCACACAGCGTCTGGCAAAATTGGCGAAGAACGTGGCCGCCGAAGCGTCAAACTTCCTGATGGGCCGCACTTTCCTAGATATCGACATGATCCGCGCGGCTGATCTTCTGGGAATGGAGCGGCGGCAAGCGGAACAAATCCGCGATCTCGACCGTGGGCAATTCCTCGGCCTTGGCCCTGCGATCACGCGCCGCCCGCTTTCCATCAACATCGGACCGGCGCGCTCTGGTGTGAAAGGGGCCAGCAAAGGTCTGCTGCCACTGCCGGTCAACGCACCGGATCAAGTCGAATCGCTGCTGCATGACGATCTCGGCGGAGCCGCCGACACCGGCACGCAGGACATGAAAGCCGGTGAAGGCGGGCCGGTTGCGGATTGGGAAGAGAAACCTGAACCGCTCGCCCGCAATATGGATGTGCTCGAACAGAACCCAATCGAAGCTTCAGTTGCAGCCCTGCCCGGCCAATCCGATGCCGACACCTCGCTTGAGAGCGATATGGACGCAGTCATTGCCGATCTGGCAGCGCGGCAAGACAGCGCATTCCAACCAGCCAGCAGCCTGTATCAGTCTTTCACCACCGAGATGCGCAAGCGCGGCTCATTGCTACCCAGCCTCGACATGGCAGCATTCCGTCGCCGCTACGCACTGGCCTTGGCAGGTATCCCGGCGATGGAAGACGATGCACGCCGCCGCCTGAACGAAAGCGCACACGGGGTAGATGACGATGTACTAGCGCCGTTCATGCTGCTTGCCCGTCATGCCTATGAAGGACTGCCGCAACCCGATGAAGACGCGCTGGCCCGCGTTTACGGCACCAGTTCCCCTGGCCGCCTGCGCCGAATGCTCAGCCATCTGGAAAGCCTCGGTCTGATCGTGATCCGCGAGGAATATGGCGGAGAACGCACAATTATTGTGCCCGGTGTCGTGAATGAGCGCGCCGCCTAG
- a CDS encoding type II secretion system F family protein yields MLDLITSTATFRLIVLTGLFLIVVSVAYYAITGGDRRARLARGIKDIEDSGASTTSALAGREKESTWTRVADRVEKAGLSLKDSNYDELQLKLRAAGYTSKSAPRVYTLVRLILVFVLPGWYLLIASMGDEPPSGVRIYLICSALALAGLYIPNLFIRAKADRRREEIINGFPDCLDLLLVCVEAGLGLEAALGRVGREMIGSHKLIAELLVETTYRLRAGAAREDALHHLSDSAGVDEIRSFATLLIQSDKLGTSISQTLRVYAGEMREARRLRAEEKAHRLPVLISIPLVACMLPTMIGVLALPAIVRYVREVSPAMGG; encoded by the coding sequence ATGCTAGATCTAATCACCAGCACTGCCACCTTCCGGCTCATAGTCCTTACGGGATTGTTCCTGATCGTCGTGTCAGTCGCCTACTATGCGATCACTGGCGGCGATCGTCGTGCGCGTTTGGCGAGGGGTATCAAAGACATCGAAGATTCCGGCGCGAGCACGACCAGCGCGCTTGCCGGGCGAGAGAAAGAAAGCACCTGGACTCGGGTTGCAGACCGGGTTGAGAAAGCTGGCCTCAGCCTCAAAGACAGCAATTATGACGAGCTTCAGCTGAAGCTGCGGGCGGCAGGTTACACGTCGAAGTCCGCGCCGCGAGTCTATACTCTTGTTCGTCTGATCTTGGTTTTTGTCCTGCCGGGCTGGTATCTACTGATCGCCTCAATGGGCGACGAGCCGCCTTCAGGAGTAAGAATCTACCTGATCTGTTCGGCTCTCGCGCTGGCAGGCTTGTATATTCCCAATCTGTTTATCCGCGCGAAGGCGGATCGCCGGCGGGAAGAGATCATCAATGGTTTCCCCGATTGCCTCGATTTGCTGCTGGTTTGCGTCGAAGCTGGCCTCGGTCTCGAAGCGGCGCTGGGCCGAGTTGGGCGCGAGATGATCGGTAGCCACAAGCTGATTGCCGAATTGCTGGTCGAGACCACTTACCGCTTGCGTGCCGGCGCCGCGCGCGAAGACGCGCTGCATCACCTCAGTGATAGTGCGGGTGTGGATGAAATCCGTTCTTTCGCCACGCTACTTATCCAGTCTGACAAGCTGGGAACCAGCATCTCGCAAACGCTTCGGGTGTATGCCGGTGAGATGCGTGAAGCACGTCGCCTGCGTGCAGAAGAAAAGGCCCACCGGCTACCGGTTTTGATCTCGATCCCGCTGGTGGCTTGCATGTTGCCGACAATGATCGGCGTTTTGGCCCTGCCGGCCATCGTTCGTTACGTTCGTGAAGTCTCGCCCGCCATGGGTGGATAG
- a CDS encoding CpaF family protein, with product MNKIWNLNIGSGPDGSGSKGLDETAHAEAQALLNLHADEKTNKLLDLKVAIHGALLEKLNLSVLDKLTHEQIIAEISAIVPELLLEFDKPLNREERANLVREVLDELLGLGPLEPLLKDETITDILVNGALSVFVERNGVLEAVDTRFQDEKHLLRIIQKIVSAVGRRIDESSPFVDARLSDGSRVNAIISPLALDGSLLSIRKFAKIPISMQKMIDIGSVPPQVAQVLEAVVMSRRNVLISGGTGSGKTTLLNALSSYIDERERIVTIEDSAELQLQQSHTARLETRPPNIEGKGEVTQRDLVKNALRMRPDRIIVGEVRAGEAFDMLQAMNTGHDGSMTTVHANTPRDALSRVEQMIGMSGIDITSKSARNQIASAVHVVIQIGRLSDGRRKIFSVSELTGMEGETITMQEIFRFKQEGVDDDRMVRGHFEATGVRPKFLADAEAYGIDVPSELFRPDFRIG from the coding sequence ATGAATAAGATCTGGAATCTCAACATCGGTAGCGGCCCGGACGGGTCAGGCTCAAAGGGGCTCGACGAAACCGCCCATGCCGAGGCACAAGCTCTGCTTAATCTGCATGCGGACGAAAAAACCAATAAGCTGCTCGATCTGAAGGTCGCCATTCACGGCGCCCTGCTGGAAAAGCTCAACCTGTCGGTCCTCGACAAGCTGACGCACGAACAGATCATCGCCGAGATTTCAGCCATCGTGCCCGAGTTGTTGCTAGAGTTCGACAAGCCACTGAATCGCGAAGAACGCGCCAACCTGGTGCGCGAAGTTCTCGACGAGTTGCTGGGCCTTGGTCCGTTAGAGCCGCTGCTTAAAGACGAGACGATCACCGATATTCTGGTCAATGGCGCGCTGTCCGTATTCGTCGAGCGTAACGGCGTGCTGGAAGCGGTCGACACTCGTTTTCAGGACGAGAAGCATTTGCTGCGGATCATCCAGAAGATCGTGAGCGCAGTCGGGCGGCGGATCGACGAATCTTCGCCGTTTGTGGATGCCCGACTTTCCGATGGTTCGCGTGTGAATGCGATCATCAGCCCGCTGGCGCTGGATGGTTCGCTGCTGTCCATTCGTAAGTTCGCCAAGATCCCGATCAGCATGCAGAAGATGATCGATATCGGCAGTGTGCCGCCGCAAGTGGCGCAAGTGCTCGAAGCTGTGGTCATGTCACGGCGCAATGTGCTGATTTCTGGCGGTACCGGCTCGGGTAAGACGACTCTGCTCAACGCATTGTCATCCTATATCGACGAGCGCGAACGGATCGTGACGATCGAGGATAGCGCCGAGCTGCAACTGCAACAGTCGCACACAGCACGGCTCGAAACCCGCCCGCCCAATATCGAAGGTAAGGGCGAAGTGACCCAGCGCGATCTGGTGAAGAACGCCCTGCGTATGCGTCCTGACCGGATTATCGTGGGTGAGGTTCGCGCCGGTGAGGCGTTCGACATGCTTCAAGCCATGAATACCGGCCATGATGGATCGATGACCACCGTCCACGCCAACACGCCGCGCGATGCGTTGTCCCGTGTCGAGCAGATGATCGGCATGAGCGGGATCGACATCACGTCCAAATCAGCCCGCAACCAGATCGCTTCGGCTGTGCACGTAGTGATCCAGATCGGCCGCCTTTCGGATGGTCGCCGCAAAATCTTCAGCGTCTCCGAGCTAACCGGCATGGAAGGCGAAACCATCACGATGCAGGAAATCTTCCGCTTCAAGCAAGAAGGCGTCGATGATGACCGCATGGTTCGCGGCCATTTCGAGGCGACCGGTGTGCGGCCCAAGTTCCTAGCCGATGCAGAAGCTTACGGGATCGACGTTCCGTCGGAGCTGTTCCGTCCGGACTTCAGGATCGGATAG